The Thermasporomyces composti region GTCCGGTCGCTGGGCGTCGAACCTCAGGAGGAGCTGGCGTCCGCGCGCACGCCCGAGGAGCTCGTCTCGGTGCTGCGCAACTCCGCCGAGTCGGGCGTGCTCCCACCCACCACCGCGACCCTCGTGGAGCGCGTGCTCCGCTTCGACGACAAGCGCGCCCGTGACGTCCTCACCCCGCGCACCCGCGTGGTGTGGGTGCACGCCGCCGACCCTGTGCAACGGGTCGTCGACCTCGCGCGCGAGCACGGCGTCTCGCGGTTCCCCGTGGCCGGCGCCGACCTCGACGACGTGGTGGGTGTGGTCGAGCTGACCGACGCGGTCGCGGTACCGGTCGCCGAGCGGAGCTCGACACCGGTCGGACGACTGGCCCGGCCCGCGCTCTTCCTGCCGCACACGACCCCGCTCGACGAGGTCCTGTGGGCGTTACGCGACCACGGCACCGAGCTGTGCGTGGTCGTGGACGAGTACGGCGGCACGGCAGGGATCGCGACGTTCGAGGACGTCGTGGAGGAGATCGTCGGTGAGGTCGCCGACGAGCACGACGCGCCCCAGGTGACGTTCCGGCGCGACGGTGACGGGTGGATCGTCTCCGGGCTCCTGCGTCCGGACGAGGTTCACGCGAAGACAGGGCTGCGGCTGCCTGAGGCGCACGCTCGCTACGAGACGGTCGCGGGTTTCGTCATGCACGTCCTCGGCCAGGTGCCGAGGGTCGGCGACTCGGCGGAAGTCGATGGCCTGCGCGTCACCGTCGAACGCTTGGACGGCCGCCGCGTCGACCTGGTTCGGATCGAGCGGGTCGCGGTCGACGACGGGGAAGGAGCCGGCGATGAGTGAGGGCGTGGCGTTGGTCGTCGCCATCCTCCTGCTGGCCGGCAACGCCTTCTTCGTGGGCGCGGAGTTCGCTCTCGTCTCGGTCCGCCGGAGCCAGATCGAGCCGCTGGTGGCCAGGGGATCGCGGCGAGCGCGGGCCACCTTGTGGGCGATCCGCCGGGTGAACCTCATGATGACCGGGGCGCAAGCCGGCATCACGCTGTGCACGGTCGGCCTGGGTGCGGTCGCCGAGCCGGCGGTCGCCGGCGTGGTGGCCCGCGGGTTGGAGGCGGTGGGCCTGCCCGAGGGCCTGGCGCACCCGGTGGCGGTGGCGATCTCCCTGTTGCTCGTGGTGGCCCTCCACGTCGTCATCGGGGAGATGGTCCCCAAGAACATCGCGCTGGCCGCACCGCTCCAGTCGGCTCTCGTGCTCGGGCCGGTGCTGGGCGCGCTGGTCCGCGCCACTCGCCCAGCTGTCACCGGTGTCACCGGGGTGGCCAACACGTTCCTGCGGCTGGTTCGGGTCGAACCGAAGGACGAGGTCGCGGACGCGGTGACCCACGAGGAGGTCGCCCACCTGCTCGAGGAGTCCCGCCGCGAAGGGTTGCTCGACCCCGACGAGCACCGGCTCGCCGAACAGGCGTTGGGCTTCGCCACCTTCACCGCCTCGGACGTGGCGATCCCGCTCGAGTCGGTGGTCTTGGTGGGACCGAACGCCACGGCTGCCGAGATCGAGGAGC contains the following coding sequences:
- a CDS encoding hemolysin family protein encodes the protein MTSVLLVGLSALLVVACGVFVAAEFALVTVSRPGVERAAAQGLPGARGVHTTLKSLSTHLSSAQIGITLTNLAIGWLAEPAVARLVDGPLVRLGVPDSMVTGVSLTLAVVGVTVVTMLFGELVPKNLALAHPFAVARVVQLPQRAFTAATRPLTVGLNTVANHIVRSLGVEPQEELASARTPEELVSVLRNSAESGVLPPTTATLVERVLRFDDKRARDVLTPRTRVVWVHAADPVQRVVDLAREHGVSRFPVAGADLDDVVGVVELTDAVAVPVAERSSTPVGRLARPALFLPHTTPLDEVLWALRDHGTELCVVVDEYGGTAGIATFEDVVEEIVGEVADEHDAPQVTFRRDGDGWIVSGLLRPDEVHAKTGLRLPEAHARYETVAGFVMHVLGQVPRVGDSAEVDGLRVTVERLDGRRVDLVRIERVAVDDGEGAGDE
- a CDS encoding hemolysin family protein — protein: MSEGVALVVAILLLAGNAFFVGAEFALVSVRRSQIEPLVARGSRRARATLWAIRRVNLMMTGAQAGITLCTVGLGAVAEPAVAGVVARGLEAVGLPEGLAHPVAVAISLLLVVALHVVIGEMVPKNIALAAPLQSALVLGPVLGALVRATRPAVTGVTGVANTFLRLVRVEPKDEVADAVTHEEVAHLLEESRREGLLDPDEHRLAEQALGFATFTASDVAIPLESVVLVGPNATAAEIEELAARTGHSRYPRLDERGQLTGYVHLKDVLTDTVERPSEPIAPTKVRPLPVITATTPLVDVLAALRSGASHLARIDDADGGTIGVLTLDDVLLRLVPARHVTDASAEEPAPSAAAPSGGTVPPAPTEERPEPGEPAGLPTRR